ACCCTCCTCCCTGAAGGAGAGATCGATGCCGTTGACGTGTGCGGTGCGAATCACACAGGCACGCTATCTCTTGGGCAAAGGTTGCCAATGAACGGGCCCCTGACCGTGGGTAGCGTCGCGAACGTGGGTGAACGGGTACTCGTCGCGCTCGGCGGCAACGCCATGACAGGTCCTGACGGCAGCGCCTCGCCGCAGGCTCAGCAGGCCGCGGTCGAGGCGGCGATGCGGCAGGTCAGGGCGCTGATAGACGCCGGGCACCAGGTGGTGCTCACCCATGGCAACGGGCCGCAGGTGGGCAACCTGCTGCTGAAGAACCAGCTCGCCGCCGCCGTCGTGCCGCCCGTCCCGCTCGACTGGTGCGGCGCGCAGACGCAGGCCACGATCGGCACGCTCATCCTGAACGCGCTCGGCCGCCCGGCCGCCGCGGTCGTCACCCGCACCCTGGTCGACGCGGGCGATCCCGGCTTCGCGGATCCGGTCAAGCCGATCGGGCGCTACTTCACCGAGGACGAGGCGCGCAGGTTCGAAAAGCTCGGGCAGAGCTGGCGCCGCTTCGAGCGGGGCTGGCGGCGCGTGGTCGCCTCACCAGAGCCCCTGGAGATCCTCGACGCGCCCGCCGCGACCGCGTTGATGGCCGCCGGATTCACGGTCGTGGCCGCGGGCGGCGGGGGAGTCCCCGTCGTACGGCAGGCCGACGGCTCGCTGGCCGGGGTCGAGGCGGTCGTGGACAAGGACCTGGCGGCGGCCCTGCTGGCGCGGGCCGTCCAGGCCGAGGTCCTGGTCATCGCCACCGACGTGCCGCAGGCGGTCGTCGGGTACGGCGGGCCCCATCCGCGGCCGATCGGCGAGATCTCCGCCGGTGAGTTGCGTGTCCTGCACGCCGCCGGGCACTTCGCCGGGGGGAGCATGGGACCGAAGGTGGAGTCGGCCCTGCGGTTCGTCGCGGCAGGGGGCGCGCGGGCCGTGATCACCTCGCTGGAGCACATCGCCGATCCAGGCACAGGTACGAGAGTGGAGAGATAGATGCCCGAACCGATCGAAGTGCGCAAGGTCGCCATCGAGAGCGTGACCGACGCCTCAGGGCTGGAGAAGCTCATCGACGACGGAGTGATCGAGGCGCACCGGGTGCTCGCGGTGATCGGCAAGACCGAGGGCAACGGCGGCGTCAACGACTACACCCGCATCCTGGCCGACACCGCCTTCCGCGGGGTGCTGGCCAGGCGGGGGCATCCGGCGCCGGAGAGCGTGCCGCTGGTGTGGTCGGGCGGCACCGACGGCGTCCTCAGCCCGCACGCCACGATCTTCGCCACCACCGCCTCGGCGCCGGCCACGGACGAGCCCAGGGTCTCGGTCGGCGTCGCGATGAGCGACGTCATCCTGCCCGAGGACATCGGCCGTCCCGCCATGGTCGAGAAGGTCGCCGCGGGCGTGCGCGAGGCGATGAAGGTCGCGGGCATCGACGACCCGCGCGACGTCCACTACGTGCAGACCAAGACGCCGCTGCTCACCCTGGCCACCATCACCGACGCCAAGCGCAGGGGCAAGGACACCGCGATCGAGGAGACGGGCCCCTCCATGGACCTGTCGAACTCCACCACCGCGCTCGGCATCGCCGTCGCCCTCGGCGAGATCGAGATGCCCTCGGCCGACCAGATCCACCGCGACCTGTCGCTCTACAGCAGCGTCGCCTCCTGCTCCAGCGGCGTCGAGCTGGACCGCGCCCAGATCGTCGTGGTCGGCAACGTCAGGGGGATCGGCGGGCGCTACCGCATCGGGCACAGCGTCATGAAGGACGCCCTCGACGCCGACGGCATCTGGGCGGCCATCCGCGACTCCGGTCTCGACCTGCCCGACCGCCCGCACCACTCCGACCTCGGCGGGCGGCTGGTGAACGTCTTCATGAAGTGCGAGGCCGACCCCTCGGGACGGGTGCGCGGGCGGCGCAACATCATGCTGGACGACTCCGACGTGCACTGGCACCGGCAGATCAAGGCCACGGTCGGCGGCGTCGCCGCCTCGGTCACGGGCGACCCGGCCGTGTTCGTCTCCGTCGCCGCCGTCCACCAGGGCCCCTCGGGCGGTGGTCCGGTGGCCGCCATCTCCGACCTCTCCTGACCTTCACCTCAGGTCCGGCACCCCAGGTCCGGCACCCCAGGTCCGGCACCCCAGGTCCGGTACGGCACGCACGGGCGCCGTCACGCCTCCAGGTGCGCCACGTTGGCCACGTCGGCGGGGTCCGTGCTGGCCGTGCCGGCGAACCACGCGTCGAGGATCTCCTTCAGCAGCGGCTCGGAGACCACGCGCAGGCTCAGCGCCAGCACGTTCGCGTCGTTCCACCTGCGCGCGCCGTCCGCGGTGTAGCCGTCGGCGCACAGCGCGGCGCGCACCCCCCGCACCTTGTTGGCCGCGATGGCCGCGCCCGTGCCGGTCCAGCAGCACACCACCGCCTGCTCGGCCCTGCCCTCGGCCACGTCGCGCGCCGCCGCGGCCGAGGCCCACGCCCAGTCGTCGCGCTCGGAGTCGTTCAGCGCGCCGTGCGCGATCACCTCGTGACCGCGCTCGCGCAGCTCCGTCACGACCGTCGCGGCCACCCCGTCGAGGCTGTCGGCCGCCACCGCGATCCGCATGGCTCAGTCCACCTCCGCGCTGCCGTTCACCCGCAGCTTGCGGCGGGCACGCTCGTAGAAGGTCGTCGTGCCCAGCCGTACCACCCACGCGGCGCCGAGCACGGCGGTCACGTTCACGCGGTCGCCGGGGGCCAGCGTGCCCACCACCGCGCCGTCCACCTCGACGGCCAGCGAGCCGCTGGTGGGCAGCAGCTCCAGCGTGACCTCCTCGTCGGCCGAGAGCATCACCGCCCTGCTGAACGTCGAGTGCGCCGCCGCGGGCACCACCAGGAACCCCTCGACCAGCGGCGAGACGATCGGGCCTCCCGCCGAGAAGCTGTAGGCGGTGGAGCCGGTCGAGGTCGCCATGATGACCGCGTCGGCGGCGTAGCGCACGAACGGATGCCCCTGGACGGCCACCGCCACGGCGGCGATCCCGTCGCCCGGCACCCGCACCAGGGCGATGTCGTTGAACGCGGTCACCTCCTGGCCGTCGCGCAACACCGTCCGCACCGCCATGCGCGGTTCCACGGTGTAGCGGTGCTCGTCGATGGCCGACAGCGCCTTGGGCAGCTCGTCCACGTCGATCTCGGCGAGGAAGCCGAGCCTGCCCAGGTTCACGCCGAGAACCGGCGTCTTGAGCCCGGCGATGAGCCGCATGGTGCGCAGCATCGTGCCGTCGCCGCCGAGGCTGACGAGCAGGTCGGAGCGCTCGCACAGGACCTCGGGCTCGACCGCGACCGCGCTGCAGTGGATGCGGTCCACCTCGTCGGGCAGGCCGAGCACCGTCACGCCCCTGGCGGTGGCCCACGAGACGATCGTCTCGATCGCGGTCTCGGAGTCACGCCGCGGATGCAGCACCAGCCCAACGGTTCCGATCATGCCCATGCCGCCCACTCTACTGACGCGGGCGCGGGCCGGCCGCGGGTAGTCTCGGGCGTTGTGCCGAGCATTCCGCAGCCCCTTGTCCCAGGTGACGACGGGAGCGCCGACGACGCCGTCGCCGCCGCGCTGACCGCCTACTCCTCCGGTACGGCCGACGCCACCGCCGTCCTGTCGGCGCTGAGCGCGTCCAGGTTGCTGGTGCCCGTCGTGGCGCTGCTGACCGAGTCCGAGGTGGGCGAGCACGGGCTCAGGCAGGAGAAGGAGAGCGAGATGGCGCTCCCCAAGCTCGTCGGCAAGGACGGCAGGGAGGCGGTGATCGCCTTCACCGGGGTCGAGGCGCTCACCAGGTGGCGCGCCGACGCGCGGCCCATCCAGGCGACCACGCTCCAGGTCTGCCAGGCCGCCGTGCACGAGGGCGCCGCGGCCGTGGTGGTGGACGTGGCGGGGCCGGTGCCGTTCGTCATCGAGGGCGGCGTGCTGGAGGCGATGGCCGCGGTCGAGTCCGGCACGCTCGACCAGGTCGGCCCGTCGGTCACCGTGGCGCGCTTCGCCGCGAGCCCGGAGCCGAAGCGGCGTCGTTTCCCCTGGTCGCGTCGGCGCTGACCACCCGATCGCGAAAGAGGCCTGACGTCACGGCGGGTCACCGTCGCCGCTGGAGCGGCGTGATGGAGGGACGCCCGCCGGTGACCGCGGTGGCCGTTGGCGGCGGGAGCCGTACGGAAAGCCCTGACAGAGACCCCGCAGCGCGGGGAGGATGGCGGGATGGTCTGGGCGGCGCTGGCGGGGTTCGTCGTGGGGGTCCTGGTGCGCGCGCTGGCAGCCGGGTTCGAGCCCGACCCCGCAGACACCCGCGCCGAGGCCAGGCGGGCGTTCACCGGCCTGCCGCGCAGGGCGCGCCCCGGTGGCAGGCCGGTGATCGAGCTGGTGACCGCGGCCGTCTTCGCGCTGCTCGCCTGGCGGATGGCGCCGGCCTACCTGCCCGCGCTGCTGTACGCCGCCGCCGCGGGCACCGCGCTCGCCGTCATCGACTGGCGCACCAGCCGGCTGCCCGACGTGATCACCCTGCCGTCGTATCCGATCCTCGCCCTCCTGCTGCTCCCCACCGGCCGCCTCACCGACGCGCTGCTCGGCGGGGCCGCGCTGCTGGTCCTGTACGGCGTGCTGTGGTTCGTCAGGCCGACGGCCATGGGGCTGGGCGACGTCAAGCTGGCGGGGCTGATCGGCATGGCCGCGGGCGCGGTCGGCTGGAACGCCTGGGTCGCCGCGGCACTGGCCGGACAGCTGCTCGGCGCCCTCTACGCGATCACCCTCCTGGTCATGAGAAAGGCGGACAGATCGGCGGAGTTCCCGTTCGGGCCCTTCATGATCGCGGGGGCGCTCTGTCTCGCCTGGTGAGCGCTGTCCATCTCATCGCTTCGCTCATGGAAGACTTGGAGCATGTTGCGTTGGTTGACCGCCGGAGAGTCCCACGGCCCCGAACTCGTCGCCATCCTGGAGGGCCTGCCCGCCGGCGTGGAGGTGACCACGGCCGCGATCGACGAGGCGCTGCGCCGTCGCCGCCTCGGCTACGGCCGCGGCGCGCGGATGAAGTTCGAGGAGGACAAGGTCTCCATCGTCGGCGGCCTGCGCCACGGCCGCACCCTCGGCAGCCCCGTCGCCATCCGCGTCGGCAACACCGAGTGGCCCAAGTGGGAGAAGGTCATGGCGGCCGACCCGGTCGACCCCGCCGAGCTGGAGGGCATGGCGCGCAACGCCCCGCGCTCGCGCCCCCGCCCCGGCCACGCCGACCTGGCCGGCATGCAGAAATACGGCTTCGACGACGCCCGTCCCGTCCTCGACCGCGCCTCGGCCCGCGAGACCGCCGCCCGCGTCGCGCTCGGCGAGGTCGCCAAGCGCTTCCTCAAGCAGGCCCTCGGCGTCGAGATCTTCAGCCACGTGGTGTCCATCGGCGCCGCCCAGTCGCCTGGCAACGTCTTCCCCGTGCCGGCCGACCTCGACGCGATCGACGCCGACCCCGTCCGCTGCGCCGACCCCGAGGGCAGCGCCGCGATGATCGCCGAGATCGACAAGGCCCACAAGGACGGCGACACCCTCGGCGGCGTCGTCGAGGTCCTGGCCTACGGCCTGCCGCCGGGCCTCGGCAGCTACACCCACTGGGACCGCCGCCTCGACTCTCGCCTGGCCGCCGCCCTCATGGGCATCCAGGCCATCAAGGGCGTCGCGGTCGGCGACGGCTTCGAGACCGCGCGCAGGCCGGGCTCGCGGGCCCACGACGAGATCGAGTACACCACCGACGACGGCGTCAGGCGCGTCACCAACCGCGCGGGCGGCGTCGAGGGCGGCATGACCAACGGCGAGGTCCTGCGCGTCAGCGCCGCGATGAAGCCGATCTCGACCGTTCCGCGGGCCCTGGCCACGATCGACGTCAAGACCGGCGAGGCCGCCAAGGCGCACCACGAGCGCTCCGACGTGTGCGCTGTCCCGGCCGCGGGCATCGTCGCCGAGGCGATGGTCGCCCTGGTGCTGGCCGACGCGGCCCTCGAGAAGTTCGGTGGCGACTCCGTCGAGGAAGTCGCCCGCAACCTGTCCGGCTACCTCTCCTCGATGGTGATCAAATGACCAAGGTCGTGCTGATCGGCCCGCCAGGGTCCGGCAAGACGACGCTCGGCCGCCTGCTGGCGCAGCGGCTCGGCCTCACCTTCCGCGACACCGACGCCGACGTCGAGGCGGTCGCGGGCAAGGCCGTGAGCGAGATCTTCATCGAGGACGGCGAGGAGCGCTTCCGCGAGCTGGAGCACGAGGCCGTCCGCGTGGCGCTGGCCGAGCACGACGGCGTGCTGTCCCTCGGTGGCGGCGCGATCCTGCACGAGAAGACCCAGGAGCTGCTCGACGGCCACCCCGTGGTCTACCTCGAGGTCGGGCTGGCCGACGCCGTCCAGCGGGTCGGCCTCGGCTCTGCCCGCCCGCTGCTGGTGCTCAACCCGCGCAGCCGGCTGAAGAAGCTCATGGACGAGCGCCGCCCGATCTACGAGCGGCTGGCCGTCCTGCGGGTGGTCACCGACAAGCGCGACCCCGAGGAGCTCGTGGACGAGATCGTGAAGGGGCTGCCCGCATGAGCGCCACCCGCATCACCGTGCACGGCGACAGCCCCTACGACGTCGTCGTCGGCACCGGCGTGCTCGGCGAGCTGCCCGGCCTGCTGGGCGAGGGCGTCCGCACGGTCGCCGTCGTCCATCCCGCCACGCTGCCCGAGATCTCGCGCCCGGTGTGCGGGGCGCTGGAGGAGGCGGGCTACGACGTCGTCTCCCTGCCGGTCCCCGACGGCGAGGCGGCCAAGTCGGTCGAGGTCGCCGCCCAGCTGTGGTCGGCTTTCGGCCGGTACGGCATCAGCCGCTCCGACGCCGTCGTCGGCGTGGGCGGCGGCGCCACCACCGACCTGGCGGGCTTCGTCGCCGCCACCTGGCTGCGCGGCGTCAAGGTCGTCATGGTGCCCACCACGCTGCTGGCGATGGTCGACGCCGCGGTGGGCGGCAAGAACGGCATCGACACCCCCGAGGGCAAGAACCTCGTCGGCACCTTCCTGCCGCCCGCGGGCGTGCTCTGCGACCTGGCCACGCTGCCCTCGATGCCGCGCGCCGACTACGTCGCCGGGCTCGCCGAGATCATCAAGGGCGGCTTCATCGCCGACCCGACCATCCTCATGCTCATCGAGGACGATCCCGCGGCCGCGACCAGGCCGGAGGGCGAGCACACCCGCGCGCTCATCGAGCGCAAGATCCAGGTCAAGGCCGACGTGGTCGGCGCCGACCTGCGCGAGGCGGGCCTGCGCGAGATCCTCAACTACGGCCACACCCTGGCTCACGCCATCGAGCGGGCCGAGCACTACCAGATCAGGCACGGCGAGGCCGTCTCGATCGGCATGGTCTACGCCGCCGAGCTGTCGAAGCTGGCGGGCCGGGCCGATCTGGTCGAGCGCACCCGCTCCATCCTCACGTCGGTGGGCCTGCCCACCGCCTACCGCAGGGACGCCTGGCCCGAACTGCGCGACCACATGCGGCTCGACAAGAAGAACCGCGGCGCCAAGCAGCGCTTCGTCGTCCTCGACGGCCTGGCCAAGCCGGGGCGTCTCGAGGATCCCCCCGAGGAGCTGCTGGAGGCCGCCTACCGCGAGGTGGCGCGATGATCTACGTGCTCAACGGCCCCAACCTGTCGCGCCTCGGCACCCGCGAGCCCGACGTCTACGGCGCCGAGACCTTCGACGACCTGCGCGCGCTGTGCGAGGCCACCGGGCGCGAGCTGGGCCTGAAGGTCGAGGTGCGGCAGACCGACGACGAGGCCGAGCTGGTCGGCTGGGTTCACGAGGCGGCCGACGGCAAGATCCCCGTCGTGCTCAACCCGGCCGCGTTCACGCACTACTCCTACGCCCTGCGCGACGCCCTCGCCCAGCGCACCGCGCCGCTGATCGAGGTGCACATCTCCAACCCGGCCGCGCGCGAGGAGTTCCGCCACACCTCGGTCGTGGCCGCCGTCGCGACCGGCACGATCGCGGGCTTCGGCCTGCAGTCCTACGTGCTGGCCCTGCGAGCGATGGCCGACCTGATCAAATGACGCACTACCGTTCGTTCGTCGCGCTGGGCGACAGCTTCACCGAAGGACTCAACGACCCCGGCGCCGACGGCCACTACCGCGGCTGGGCCGACAGGGTCGCCGAGGTGCTGGCGTCGAGGGAGCCCTCCTTCCAGTACGCGAACCTGGCCGTGCGCGGCAAGCTCATCGACCAGATCGTGGCCGAGCAGGTCCCCGCGGCCGTCGCGATGCGGCCTGACCTGGTCAGCTTCTGCGCCGGCGGCAACGACCTGCTCAGGCCGGGCAGCGATCCCGACCAGATGGCCAAGAAGCTGGCGGGCGCCGTACGACAGCTGCGGGCGACCGGCGCGGAGGTGCTGCTGTTCACCGGCGTCGACCCGCGCGACACGCCGCTGATGCGGCGCATGCGCGGCAAGTTCGCCATCTTCTACCTGCACCTGCGCTCCATCGCCGACCTGTACGGCTGCCACGTCGTCGACCAGTGGTCGATGCAGGCCATCCGCGACTGGCGGGCGTGGAGCGACGACCGCCTCCACATGAACGAGGAGGGCCACCGCCTGGTCGCCGCCCGCGTGCTCGACGTGCTGGAGGTGCCCTGCGACGACTCCTGGCGCAAGGACTGGCCCGCGCGCTCGGTCGACCCCAGGGTGAAGCGGCGCGAGGACGCCCGCTGGGTGAGGGAGTTCCTGGTGCCGTGGGTCAACCGGCGCCTGCGCGGCACCTCCTCGGGCGACGGGCTCGACCCCAAGCGGCCCGACCTCGCGCCGTGGGAACTCCGCTAGATCCGATCTAGCGACGATCTAGCGCCTCCTTGGTGAGAGGAGGTGCGGGATGACGCCTACGGGCCCGCTGCGGATGGCCGTGATCATCGGCAGCACACGCGAGGGCAGGGTCGGCGAGAGCATCGGCCGGTGGTTCGCCGCCCGTGCCGAGCTCCGCGACGATCTCGCGGTCTCGGTACTCGACCTGGCCGACTACGCCTTTCCCTGCGGTTTCCCCGCCGTGGCCACGCCCGCGATGCGCGCCTTCACCAGTGCGGTCGCGGGGGCCGAGGCGTTCGCCGTCGTCACGCCCGAGTACAACCGCAGCTTTCCCGCCTCGCTCAAACAGGCGATCGACTTCGCCTACGACGAGTGGCAGGCCAAACCGGTCGGTTTCGTGTCCTACGGGTGCGGCTCCGACGGCATCTACGCGATCGAGCAACTCCGCACCGTCTTCGCCGGGCTGCACGCGGTCACCGTGCGTGACGGTGTGGGCATCGATCTGCTCGGCGGGGGAGTCGACGACGGCGGCACGCCGTACGACACCGACGAACGCTCGCTGGCCGTGACCACCATGCTCGACCAGCTCCTGTGGTGGGGCCTCGCGCTTCGGGCCGCCCGCGCCGCCCGGCCCTTCGCCTCCTGACCATGACAGAAGAGGAAATCATGACAGACCTTGCAATTGAGACAAAAGGCTTGATCAAAACCTTCGGCGACACCCGCGCCGTCGACGGCCTCGACCTGACCGTCCCCGCCGGCGTGGTCTACGGCGTGCTCGGTCCCAACGGCGCCGGCAAGACCACCGCCGTCAGGATGCTGGCCACCCTCCTGCGTCCCGACGGCGGCGAGGGCCGGGTGTTCGGCCACGACATCATCCGCGAGGCCGACGCCGTGCGCAGCAGGGTGAGCCTGACCGGGCAGTACGCCTCGGTCGACGAGGACCTCACCGGCATGGAGAACCTCGTCCTGCTCTCGCGGCTGCTCGGCCACCGCAAGCCCGCCGCCAGGGAGCGGGCCGCACAACTGCTGGAGGCGTTCGGCCTCACCGCCGCGGGGGGCCGCCTGGTCAAGACGTACTCGGGCGGCATGCGGCGCAGGCTCGACATCGCCGCCAGCATCCTCAACACCCCCGACCTGCTCTTCCTCGACGAGCCCACCACCGGGCTCGACCCGCGCAGCCGCAACCAGGTCTGGGACATCATCCGCATCGTCGTCGCCCACGGCACCACCGTGCTGCTGACCACCCAGTACCTCGAGGAGGCCGACCGCCTGGCCAGCCGTATCGCCGTCATCGACCAGGGCAGGGTCATCGCCGAGGGCACCCCGGGCGAGCTGAAGTCCTCCGTCGGCGCGGGCGCCGTCCACGTACGGCTGCGCGACGCCGGCCAGCGCCCCGAGGCCGAGCGGCTGCTGGCCAAGGCGCTCGACGCGCCCGTCTACCTGGAGGCCGACCCGGTCGCGCTGACCGCCCGCCTCTCCGCCGACGGCGCCGCCGCCGCCGAGCAGTCCGCCCTCGCCCTGACCGAGCTGGCCAGGTCGGGCATCGTCGTCGACGACTTCT
This window of the Nonomuraea africana genome carries:
- the aroB gene encoding 3-dehydroquinate synthase; this translates as MSATRITVHGDSPYDVVVGTGVLGELPGLLGEGVRTVAVVHPATLPEISRPVCGALEEAGYDVVSLPVPDGEAAKSVEVAAQLWSAFGRYGISRSDAVVGVGGGATTDLAGFVAATWLRGVKVVMVPTTLLAMVDAAVGGKNGIDTPEGKNLVGTFLPPAGVLCDLATLPSMPRADYVAGLAEIIKGGFIADPTILMLIEDDPAAATRPEGEHTRALIERKIQVKADVVGADLREAGLREILNYGHTLAHAIERAEHYQIRHGEAVSIGMVYAAELSKLAGRADLVERTRSILTSVGLPTAYRRDAWPELRDHMRLDKKNRGAKQRFVVLDGLAKPGRLEDPPEELLEAAYREVAR
- a CDS encoding ATP-binding cassette domain-containing protein, which encodes MTDLAIETKGLIKTFGDTRAVDGLDLTVPAGVVYGVLGPNGAGKTTAVRMLATLLRPDGGEGRVFGHDIIREADAVRSRVSLTGQYASVDEDLTGMENLVLLSRLLGHRKPAARERAAQLLEAFGLTAAGGRLVKTYSGGMRRRLDIAASILNTPDLLFLDEPTTGLDPRSRNQVWDIIRIVVAHGTTVLLTTQYLEEADRLASRIAVIDQGRVIAEGTPGELKSSVGAGAVHVRLRDAGQRPEAERLLAKALDAPVYLEADPVALTARLSADGAAAAEQSALALTELARSGIVVDDFSLGQPSLDEVFLALTDHPATEKEIAA
- a CDS encoding prepilin peptidase produces the protein MVWAALAGFVVGVLVRALAAGFEPDPADTRAEARRAFTGLPRRARPGGRPVIELVTAAVFALLAWRMAPAYLPALLYAAAAGTALAVIDWRTSRLPDVITLPSYPILALLLLPTGRLTDALLGGAALLVLYGVLWFVRPTAMGLGDVKLAGLIGMAAGAVGWNAWVAAALAGQLLGALYAITLLVMRKADRSAEFPFGPFMIAGALCLAW
- a CDS encoding NADPH-dependent FMN reductase, translated to MTPTGPLRMAVIIGSTREGRVGESIGRWFAARAELRDDLAVSVLDLADYAFPCGFPAVATPAMRAFTSAVAGAEAFAVVTPEYNRSFPASLKQAIDFAYDEWQAKPVGFVSYGCGSDGIYAIEQLRTVFAGLHAVTVRDGVGIDLLGGGVDDGGTPYDTDERSLAVTTMLDQLLWWGLALRAARAARPFAS
- a CDS encoding SGNH/GDSL hydrolase family protein, whose amino-acid sequence is MTHYRSFVALGDSFTEGLNDPGADGHYRGWADRVAEVLASREPSFQYANLAVRGKLIDQIVAEQVPAAVAMRPDLVSFCAGGNDLLRPGSDPDQMAKKLAGAVRQLRATGAEVLLFTGVDPRDTPLMRRMRGKFAIFYLHLRSIADLYGCHVVDQWSMQAIRDWRAWSDDRLHMNEEGHRLVAARVLDVLEVPCDDSWRKDWPARSVDPRVKRREDARWVREFLVPWVNRRLRGTSSGDGLDPKRPDLAPWELR
- a CDS encoding carbamate kinase, whose product is MGERVLVALGGNAMTGPDGSASPQAQQAAVEAAMRQVRALIDAGHQVVLTHGNGPQVGNLLLKNQLAAAVVPPVPLDWCGAQTQATIGTLILNALGRPAAAVVTRTLVDAGDPGFADPVKPIGRYFTEDEARRFEKLGQSWRRFERGWRRVVASPEPLEILDAPAATALMAAGFTVVAAGGGGVPVVRQADGSLAGVEAVVDKDLAAALLARAVQAEVLVIATDVPQAVVGYGGPHPRPIGEISAGELRVLHAAGHFAGGSMGPKVESALRFVAAGGARAVITSLEHIADPGTGTRVER
- the aroC gene encoding chorismate synthase; this encodes MLRWLTAGESHGPELVAILEGLPAGVEVTTAAIDEALRRRRLGYGRGARMKFEEDKVSIVGGLRHGRTLGSPVAIRVGNTEWPKWEKVMAADPVDPAELEGMARNAPRSRPRPGHADLAGMQKYGFDDARPVLDRASARETAARVALGEVAKRFLKQALGVEIFSHVVSIGAAQSPGNVFPVPADLDAIDADPVRCADPEGSAAMIAEIDKAHKDGDTLGGVVEVLAYGLPPGLGSYTHWDRRLDSRLAAALMGIQAIKGVAVGDGFETARRPGSRAHDEIEYTTDDGVRRVTNRAGGVEGGMTNGEVLRVSAAMKPISTVPRALATIDVKTGEAAKAHHERSDVCAVPAAGIVAEAMVALVLADAALEKFGGDSVEEVARNLSGYLSSMVIK
- the aroQ gene encoding type II 3-dehydroquinate dehydratase, with translation MIYVLNGPNLSRLGTREPDVYGAETFDDLRALCEATGRELGLKVEVRQTDDEAELVGWVHEAADGKIPVVLNPAAFTHYSYALRDALAQRTAPLIEVHISNPAAREEFRHTSVVAAVATGTIAGFGLQSYVLALRAMADLIK
- a CDS encoding NAD(+)/NADH kinase: MGMIGTVGLVLHPRRDSETAIETIVSWATARGVTVLGLPDEVDRIHCSAVAVEPEVLCERSDLLVSLGGDGTMLRTMRLIAGLKTPVLGVNLGRLGFLAEIDVDELPKALSAIDEHRYTVEPRMAVRTVLRDGQEVTAFNDIALVRVPGDGIAAVAVAVQGHPFVRYAADAVIMATSTGSTAYSFSAGGPIVSPLVEGFLVVPAAAHSTFSRAVMLSADEEVTLELLPTSGSLAVEVDGAVVGTLAPGDRVNVTAVLGAAWVVRLGTTTFYERARRKLRVNGSAEVD
- a CDS encoding SseB family protein; translated protein: MPSIPQPLVPGDDGSADDAVAAALTAYSSGTADATAVLSALSASRLLVPVVALLTESEVGEHGLRQEKESEMALPKLVGKDGREAVIAFTGVEALTRWRADARPIQATTLQVCQAAVHEGAAAVVVDVAGPVPFVIEGGVLEAMAAVESGTLDQVGPSVTVARFAASPEPKRRRFPWSRRR
- a CDS encoding RpiB/LacA/LacB family sugar-phosphate isomerase; the protein is MRIAVAADSLDGVAATVVTELRERGHEVIAHGALNDSERDDWAWASAAAARDVAEGRAEQAVVCCWTGTGAAIAANKVRGVRAALCADGYTADGARRWNDANVLALSLRVVSEPLLKEILDAWFAGTASTDPADVANVAHLEA
- a CDS encoding ring-opening amidohydrolase, whose amino-acid sequence is MPEPIEVRKVAIESVTDASGLEKLIDDGVIEAHRVLAVIGKTEGNGGVNDYTRILADTAFRGVLARRGHPAPESVPLVWSGGTDGVLSPHATIFATTASAPATDEPRVSVGVAMSDVILPEDIGRPAMVEKVAAGVREAMKVAGIDDPRDVHYVQTKTPLLTLATITDAKRRGKDTAIEETGPSMDLSNSTTALGIAVALGEIEMPSADQIHRDLSLYSSVASCSSGVELDRAQIVVVGNVRGIGGRYRIGHSVMKDALDADGIWAAIRDSGLDLPDRPHHSDLGGRLVNVFMKCEADPSGRVRGRRNIMLDDSDVHWHRQIKATVGGVAASVTGDPAVFVSVAAVHQGPSGGGPVAAISDLS
- a CDS encoding shikimate kinase, producing MTKVVLIGPPGSGKTTLGRLLAQRLGLTFRDTDADVEAVAGKAVSEIFIEDGEERFRELEHEAVRVALAEHDGVLSLGGGAILHEKTQELLDGHPVVYLEVGLADAVQRVGLGSARPLLVLNPRSRLKKLMDERRPIYERLAVLRVVTDKRDPEELVDEIVKGLPA